The following are from one region of the Bacillus methanolicus MGA3 genome:
- a CDS encoding biotin/lipoate A/B protein ligase family protein, producing MSKEVWRFIDTGNGSPSFNMALDEALLDWHSEGKIPPVIRFYGWNPPTLSIGYFQKVEKEIDLDAVKKHNLGFVRRPTGGRGVLHEHELTYSVIVSEDHPKMPKTVTEAYRVISEGILKGFHYLGLEAYFAVPKTAEEKESLKNPRSSVCFDAPSWYELVVEGRKVAGSAQTRQKGVILQHGSILLDLDEDKLFSLFKYPNERVKERMQKAFKDKAVAINDISSRKITLEEAKEAFWKGFSEGLNIELEPYELTQEELEYVRKIAKDRYENDDWNFRR from the coding sequence ATGAGCAAAGAAGTATGGCGTTTTATTGATACAGGTAACGGGTCACCATCTTTTAATATGGCCTTGGACGAGGCGCTTCTTGATTGGCACAGTGAAGGGAAGATTCCTCCTGTGATCAGATTTTACGGATGGAATCCTCCAACATTGTCAATCGGTTATTTTCAAAAAGTTGAAAAAGAGATTGATTTAGATGCGGTTAAAAAGCATAATCTTGGCTTTGTCCGCAGGCCTACCGGCGGCAGAGGAGTTCTTCATGAGCATGAGCTAACCTACAGTGTGATCGTTTCTGAAGATCATCCGAAAATGCCGAAAACGGTCACTGAAGCTTATCGGGTCATTTCTGAAGGAATTTTAAAAGGTTTTCATTATTTAGGGCTTGAAGCATATTTTGCTGTACCGAAAACAGCAGAAGAGAAAGAATCATTAAAAAATCCAAGATCTTCTGTTTGCTTTGACGCACCAAGCTGGTATGAGCTTGTGGTCGAAGGAAGAAAAGTAGCAGGAAGTGCGCAGACAAGACAAAAAGGTGTTATTCTTCAACATGGTTCGATATTGCTTGATCTTGATGAGGATAAGTTGTTCAGTCTATTTAAGTATCCAAATGAACGGGTAAAGGAAAGAATGCAAAAAGCGTTTAAAGACAAAGCCGTTGCGATTAACGATATAAGCAGCCGGAAAATTACGCTCGAAGAAGCAAAGGAAGCTTTCTGGAAAGGGTTTAGCGAGGGGCTTAACATTGAGTTAGAACCATACGAGCTAACACAAGAAGAGCTTGAATATGTACGAAAAATTGCAAAAGATCGGTACGAGAATGATGATTGGAATTTTAGAAGATGA
- a CDS encoding vitamin B12-dependent ribonucleotide reductase, with the protein MSVALGQKMKINIERLNKDIGLFPQVHPITPDMKITHKGVSRLVMLDRYTFKDTEKITLTNGDFVVLTIKEDPKFPARGLGFILEIDWENKKAKVLVEEEFRGVLDDPEEARTGIIIRSLDVIEKPLEIFYEQIAKRNATGLAAVEKTEEKRKEWFEKFYQELVNLNFVPAGRVLYGAGSGTDVTYFNCYVMPFVQDSREGISEHRKQVMEIMSRGGGVGTNGSTLRPRNTLARGVNGKSSGSVSWLDDIAKLTHLVEQGGSRRGAQMIMLADWHPDIIEFIISKMQNPRILRYLIENTNDETIKKHAKDKLKFTPLTEQEKAMYQGIVNYKHIPGYGGFSEKIIKEAEEKLRTGGTYTVHNPDFLTGANISVCLTKEFMEAVEKDGEYELRFPDVESYDAEEMKIYNKEWHKVGDVREWEKMGHKVRTYKKIKARELWNLINICATYSAEPGIFFIDNANEMTNAQAYGQKVVATNPCGEQPLAPYSVCNLAAVNLAEMADKENKTVNFEKLKRTVEIGVRMQDNVIDATPYFLEENKKQALGERRIGLGVMGLHDLLIYCETEYGSEEGNELIDKVFETIATTAYRASIELAKEKGSFPYLVGETEEETKRLREAFINTGYMKKMPEDIRQAILKHGIRNSHLLTVAPTGSTGTMVGVSTGLEPYFSFSYYRSGRLGKFIEVKAEIVQEYLEKHPEADENNLPHWFVTAMELTPEAHADVQCVIQRWVDSSISKTVNAPKGYTVDQVKKVYERLYRGGAKGGTVYVDGSRDSQVLTLKAEENRVEETAEQKEEKKKQHVVLVETINELRSTDVTIGSEIGNICPVCRKGTVKEIGGCNTCTNCNAQLKCGL; encoded by the coding sequence ATGTCTGTTGCGTTAGGACAAAAAATGAAAATTAACATTGAGCGATTAAACAAGGACATTGGACTTTTTCCTCAAGTGCACCCTATTACCCCTGATATGAAAATCACTCACAAAGGGGTCTCCCGTTTGGTCATGCTTGATCGTTACACGTTCAAGGATACGGAGAAAATCACGTTAACAAACGGAGACTTCGTCGTACTTACCATCAAAGAAGATCCAAAATTTCCAGCCCGCGGATTAGGATTCATTCTCGAGATCGATTGGGAGAATAAAAAAGCTAAGGTGTTAGTGGAAGAAGAGTTCAGAGGAGTTCTTGATGACCCGGAAGAAGCAAGAACAGGAATTATTATAAGATCTTTAGATGTAATTGAGAAACCGCTTGAAATTTTTTATGAACAAATTGCGAAACGCAACGCAACAGGCTTAGCGGCTGTAGAAAAAACAGAAGAAAAGCGCAAGGAATGGTTTGAAAAGTTTTACCAGGAGCTTGTAAATTTAAATTTCGTCCCTGCTGGCCGTGTTTTGTACGGTGCCGGCTCTGGAACAGATGTCACCTATTTCAACTGCTATGTAATGCCGTTTGTCCAGGACTCTCGTGAAGGAATTTCTGAACACCGCAAGCAAGTCATGGAAATCATGAGCCGCGGCGGCGGAGTCGGAACGAATGGCTCAACGTTGAGACCGCGCAACACTTTGGCAAGAGGCGTAAACGGAAAATCGTCAGGATCCGTTTCTTGGCTAGATGACATTGCGAAATTAACACACCTTGTAGAGCAAGGTGGGTCTAGAAGGGGCGCGCAAATGATCATGCTAGCTGACTGGCATCCTGACATTATTGAATTTATTATTTCAAAAATGCAAAATCCGCGCATTTTACGCTATTTAATTGAAAACACAAATGATGAAACGATCAAGAAACATGCTAAAGACAAATTGAAGTTTACGCCTTTAACAGAACAAGAAAAAGCAATGTACCAAGGTATTGTAAATTATAAACACATTCCAGGTTATGGCGGTTTCAGCGAGAAAATTATTAAAGAAGCAGAAGAAAAATTAAGAACAGGCGGAACCTATACCGTTCATAACCCTGATTTTTTAACAGGGGCAAACATCTCCGTTTGTTTAACAAAAGAATTTATGGAAGCTGTTGAAAAAGACGGCGAATATGAACTTCGCTTCCCGGACGTTGAAAGCTATGATGCTGAAGAAATGAAAATTTATAATAAAGAGTGGCACAAAGTAGGAGATGTGCGCGAATGGGAAAAGATGGGCCATAAAGTGCGCACTTATAAGAAAATCAAAGCGAGAGAGCTCTGGAATTTAATAAACATTTGTGCAACTTACTCTGCAGAACCTGGAATTTTCTTTATTGATAACGCGAACGAAATGACAAATGCTCAAGCTTACGGGCAGAAGGTTGTTGCAACAAATCCGTGTGGTGAGCAGCCACTTGCACCATATAGTGTCTGCAACCTTGCTGCCGTTAACCTTGCAGAGATGGCTGACAAAGAGAATAAAACTGTTAACTTTGAAAAATTAAAACGCACAGTTGAAATTGGTGTCCGTATGCAGGATAACGTTATCGATGCAACACCATACTTCCTTGAAGAAAATAAAAAGCAAGCATTAGGTGAGCGCCGTATAGGCCTTGGCGTAATGGGCCTTCACGATCTTTTGATTTACTGCGAAACCGAATACGGATCAGAAGAAGGCAATGAGCTGATTGACAAAGTATTTGAAACTATCGCTACGACGGCTTATCGCGCTTCTATAGAACTTGCGAAAGAAAAAGGAAGCTTCCCTTATTTAGTAGGTGAGACAGAAGAAGAAACAAAACGATTACGCGAAGCCTTCATTAATACAGGATATATGAAAAAAATGCCTGAGGATATACGACAAGCTATTTTGAAACACGGAATCCGGAATTCACACCTATTGACCGTCGCTCCTACGGGATCCACTGGGACTATGGTTGGGGTTTCTACTGGACTTGAACCATATTTTTCCTTTTCTTACTACCGAAGCGGACGCCTTGGCAAATTTATTGAAGTGAAAGCGGAAATCGTTCAAGAATATTTGGAAAAACATCCGGAAGCAGATGAAAACAATCTGCCGCACTGGTTCGTAACAGCCATGGAGTTAACTCCTGAAGCACACGCTGATGTACAATGTGTTATTCAGCGTTGGGTTGACAGCTCGATCAGTAAAACAGTTAATGCACCGAAAGGATACACTGTGGATCAGGTTAAAAAAGTTTATGAGCGTCTGTACCGCGGAGGTGCAAAAGGTGGTACTGTCTATGTTGACGGTTCCCGCGATTCACAAGTGCTGACGTTAAAGGCAGAAGAAAATAGAGTTGAAGAAACAGCGGAGCAAAAAGAAGAAAAGAAAAAGCAGCATGTTGTTCTTGTTGAAACCATCAACGAACTTCGTTCGACAGATGTCACAATCGGTTCTGAAATCGGCAATATATGTCCTGTCTGCCGCAAAGGAACTGTCAAAGAAATCGGCGGCTGCAATACTTGCACCAACTGTAACGCTCAGTTAAAGTGCGGATTATAA
- a CDS encoding patatin-like phospholipase family protein — MYIDGVFSGGGIKGFALIGAIKEVERRGFRFKHVAGTSAGSIVAALLSAGYTSEEVYQLIDQLDLRSFMDPRTSLIPFPFAKWLFVYWRLGLYKGNALEKWIQEKLEAKGLRTFADLPPQSLRVIASDLSNGRLLVLPDDLEKYGIDQRLFPIAKAIRMSCSLPFFFEPVKLRTQSGTNIIVDGGVLSNFPMWLFDRESVKKVRPVLGIKLSSKEYDRPQNKISNAFQLYEALFETMKDAHDARHISRKHEKNIIFIPTERFLTTEFSLAEEKKHALLALGRKSAEHFFKKWSF, encoded by the coding sequence ATGTATATAGACGGCGTTTTTTCTGGTGGAGGCATCAAAGGATTTGCCTTGATTGGTGCTATTAAAGAAGTCGAAAGAAGAGGATTTCGATTTAAACATGTTGCAGGAACAAGTGCCGGATCAATTGTCGCCGCCTTATTGAGCGCAGGATATACAAGTGAAGAAGTTTACCAACTGATTGATCAACTTGATTTAAGATCGTTCATGGATCCACGAACGTCCCTCATACCATTTCCATTTGCAAAGTGGCTGTTTGTTTATTGGCGTCTAGGCTTATATAAGGGAAATGCTCTAGAAAAATGGATACAGGAGAAACTAGAGGCAAAAGGATTAAGAACATTTGCTGATTTGCCGCCACAATCTTTAAGGGTAATTGCTTCAGATTTATCAAACGGCCGTTTGCTCGTGCTCCCTGATGATTTAGAAAAATATGGAATTGATCAAAGATTGTTTCCGATTGCCAAGGCAATTCGAATGAGCTGTAGCCTTCCATTCTTCTTTGAACCAGTAAAGCTAAGAACACAGTCCGGGACAAACATTATCGTTGATGGTGGGGTCCTGAGCAACTTTCCAATGTGGCTGTTTGATCGAGAAAGTGTAAAGAAAGTTAGGCCTGTTCTTGGGATAAAGCTCAGCAGCAAAGAGTATGACCGTCCGCAAAATAAAATTTCGAATGCTTTTCAATTATATGAAGCACTTTTTGAAACAATGAAAGATGCCCATGATGCGAGGCATATTTCAAGAAAACATGAAAAAAATATTATCTTTATTCCCACTGAAAGATTCCTCACAACCGAATTTTCATTAGCAGAAGAAAAAAAACATGCATTGCTGGCGCTTGGGAGGAAATCAGCGGAGCATTTTTTTAAAAAGTGGAGTTTTTAG
- a CDS encoding SA1362 family protein, translating to MAFLKNRTANLVVTGLIIFAGIGIFGSLLANPAGFLQRIAVIILIGGIVYFFFRHFYLSTPEKQEQRAFIKAAKRSKKRFKHKDGKQTNRRSNVGSLSSLKKQNRRKKKSPVHLTVIEGKKGKKKNRASF from the coding sequence GTGGCTTTCTTGAAAAATCGGACTGCAAATTTGGTTGTAACAGGTCTCATTATCTTTGCAGGTATAGGCATTTTTGGAAGTCTACTTGCAAATCCGGCCGGTTTTTTACAGAGAATAGCTGTCATTATTTTGATCGGTGGTATTGTTTATTTTTTCTTCCGACATTTTTACCTATCAACCCCTGAGAAGCAAGAGCAGCGAGCATTTATTAAAGCCGCAAAAAGATCTAAGAAGAGATTCAAGCACAAGGATGGTAAACAAACAAACCGTCGTTCAAATGTTGGTTCTCTTTCATCCCTAAAAAAACAAAATAGAAGAAAGAAAAAATCCCCTGTCCATCTAACTGTTATAGAAGGAAAGAAAGGAAAAAAGAAAAATCGAGCCTCATTTTGA
- the gcvPB gene encoding aminomethyl-transferring glycine dehydrogenase subunit GcvPB yields the protein MHKQDQPLIFEMSTPGRIGYSLPEMDVPEIDVNDLLPDEYLRKEEPDLPEVSELDIMRHYTALSKRNHGVDSGFYPLGSCTMKYNPKINENVARFHGFAHIHPLQDESSVQGALELMYDLQQHLKEITGMDEVTLQPAAGAHGEWTGLMMIRAYHEANGDTKRTKVIVPDSAHGTNPASASVAGFETITVKSNENGLVDLEDLRRVVGEDTAALMLTNPNTLGLFEENILEMAEIVHDAGGKLYYDGANLNAVLSKARPGDMGFDVVHLNLHKTFTGPHGGGGPGSGPVGVKADLIPFLPKPVVTKRGEEYVLDYDRPQSIGRVKPFYGNFGINVRAYTYIRSMGPDGLKAVSEYAVLNANYMMRRLAEYYDLPYNRHCKHEFVLSGKRQKKLGVRTLDIAKRLLDFGYHPPTIYFPLNVEECIMIEPTETESKETLDAFIDAMIQIAKEAEENPEIVQEAPHTTVVSRLDEALAARKPVLRYVKQS from the coding sequence ATGCATAAACAAGATCAACCGCTGATTTTTGAAATGAGCACACCAGGGCGCATTGGATACAGTCTTCCGGAAATGGATGTTCCGGAAATCGATGTAAACGATCTTCTGCCGGACGAGTATTTGCGAAAAGAAGAGCCTGATCTGCCGGAAGTTTCTGAGCTTGATATTATGCGCCATTATACAGCTTTATCAAAGCGCAATCACGGGGTGGATTCAGGTTTTTATCCGCTTGGATCTTGTACAATGAAATACAATCCGAAAATCAATGAAAACGTTGCCCGCTTTCATGGTTTTGCACACATTCACCCGCTTCAGGACGAAAGTTCCGTCCAGGGTGCGCTAGAATTAATGTATGATCTCCAGCAGCATTTAAAGGAGATTACCGGCATGGATGAAGTGACGCTTCAGCCGGCCGCAGGCGCTCATGGGGAATGGACAGGGCTGATGATGATCCGTGCATACCATGAAGCAAACGGGGATACAAAGCGGACGAAAGTCATTGTCCCTGACTCAGCTCATGGAACGAATCCCGCTTCTGCCTCTGTTGCAGGATTTGAAACCATAACCGTTAAATCGAATGAAAACGGACTTGTCGATTTGGAAGATTTAAGACGCGTAGTCGGCGAAGATACTGCCGCTCTCATGCTGACAAATCCAAACACACTCGGTTTATTTGAAGAGAATATTTTAGAAATGGCGGAAATTGTCCATGACGCCGGCGGAAAATTGTATTATGACGGTGCGAACTTGAATGCTGTTTTATCAAAAGCCCGCCCAGGAGACATGGGATTTGACGTTGTTCATTTAAACCTTCATAAAACCTTTACAGGCCCACACGGAGGAGGCGGTCCTGGTTCAGGTCCGGTAGGGGTAAAAGCAGATTTAATTCCTTTTCTTCCAAAACCAGTTGTAACGAAACGCGGCGAGGAATATGTCCTTGATTATGACCGTCCGCAATCGATCGGTCGCGTCAAGCCGTTTTATGGGAATTTCGGAATCAATGTCCGTGCTTACACGTATATCCGTTCAATGGGGCCGGATGGCTTAAAAGCAGTCAGTGAATATGCTGTGTTAAACGCAAACTATATGATGAGAAGACTCGCGGAATATTATGATTTGCCATATAATAGACATTGTAAGCATGAATTCGTATTAAGCGGGAAGCGCCAAAAGAAACTTGGAGTGCGTACGCTTGACATTGCGAAACGCTTGCTTGATTTCGGCTATCATCCGCCGACCATTTACTTCCCGTTAAACGTGGAAGAGTGTATCATGATTGAACCGACTGAAACCGAATCAAAAGAAACGCTTGATGCATTTATTGATGCGATGATTCAAATTGCAAAAGAAGCTGAAGAAAATCCGGAAATTGTACAAGAAGCACCTCATACAACGGTTGTCAGCAGGTTAGATGAAGCGTTGGCTGCCCGCAAACCAGTTCTTCGATATGTAAAACAATCATAA
- a CDS encoding nuclease-related domain-containing protein translates to MHGEERVEDVFHKHSFSIDHRIFFDLSLSTSSYFQIDTLFLTPSFTIVFEVKNIAGSLKFIETPPQLIRTSADRQVDGFDSPVAQVERNVELLEEWIHTRGIHLPVYGVVVLAYPKQIVELAPVKTKVLFPKLIPSYIKNLYDNPSKLKKDSFNWLCTELMKGHRNFIPPLICETYHIPRSDIRTGVECKLCGKLGMKRVFRNWSCSNCGNNDKLAHQKAIKEWFLLFGGKMTNKNCREFLQIDDMKTATRLLQSMNLRSEGSFRNRSYYMDFK, encoded by the coding sequence ATTCATGGTGAAGAAAGAGTGGAAGACGTATTCCACAAACATTCCTTTTCCATAGATCACCGTATATTCTTCGATCTATCCCTTTCCACAAGCAGCTATTTTCAAATAGACACCTTGTTTCTAACTCCCTCTTTCACAATTGTTTTTGAAGTGAAAAATATTGCAGGAAGCTTGAAGTTTATTGAAACCCCTCCACAATTAATCCGTACAAGTGCTGACAGACAGGTAGATGGCTTTGATAGTCCAGTGGCACAAGTAGAACGAAACGTTGAATTATTAGAGGAATGGATTCATACCCGCGGTATCCATCTTCCCGTATATGGAGTCGTTGTCTTGGCATATCCGAAGCAGATCGTTGAATTAGCCCCTGTGAAAACAAAAGTTCTATTTCCAAAATTAATTCCTTCATATATTAAAAACCTCTATGATAATCCTAGTAAATTGAAAAAAGATTCGTTCAACTGGTTATGCACTGAACTCATGAAAGGGCATCGAAATTTTATCCCCCCACTCATTTGTGAAACTTATCATATCCCACGGAGCGACATCCGTACTGGAGTTGAATGTAAATTATGTGGCAAGCTTGGAATGAAAAGAGTTTTTAGGAATTGGAGTTGTTCAAATTGTGGAAACAACGATAAATTAGCCCATCAAAAAGCTATTAAAGAGTGGTTTTTGTTATTTGGAGGCAAAATGACAAACAAAAATTGTCGAGAATTTCTCCAGATTGACGACATGAAGACTGCCACTCGCCTCTTGCAAAGTATGAATTTACGGAGCGAGGGATCGTTCCGCAATCGCTCCTACTATATGGATTTTAAATAA
- a CDS encoding rhodanese-like domain-containing protein: MGTLYFILIITGAFIVYSVITWLYQRKIVKTLTEEEFRQGYRKAQLIDVREPNEFEAGHILGARNIPLSQLKMRLKEIRPDKPVYLYCQNQIRSGRAAQILYRNGYKDLYHLQGGFKKWTGKIKTK; encoded by the coding sequence TTGGGTACGCTATATTTTATTTTAATCATCACTGGTGCTTTCATTGTTTATTCAGTTATTACATGGCTTTATCAGCGCAAAATTGTTAAAACATTAACAGAAGAAGAGTTCCGCCAAGGGTATCGAAAGGCTCAGCTTATTGATGTACGTGAACCGAATGAGTTTGAGGCTGGACATATTCTTGGTGCAAGAAATATCCCTCTTTCTCAGCTGAAAATGAGACTAAAGGAAATCCGTCCGGACAAGCCTGTTTATTTATATTGCCAAAACCAAATCCGCAGCGGCCGTGCTGCACAAATATTGTATCGTAATGGCTATAAAGATTTATACCATCTTCAAGGCGGATTCAAAAAGTGGACAGGCAAAATTAAAACGAAATAA
- the ltrA gene encoding group II intron reverse transcriptase/maturase, whose amino-acid sequence MNAGKPANYTDVKARELWKTLYLCAKESKNRRFHALYDKVYRPDILAEAWRRVKRNKGSGGIDGQTIEGIVHEYGERKFLNELYLELKEKRFHPKPVRRTYIPKADGKERPLGIPTIKDRVAQITVKLLIEPIFEADFKDCSFGFRPNRNAHQAINRIRKLSRKSYWVVDVDIKGYFDNINQEKLMKLVEMRISDRRVLRLIRKWLKAGVMEDDQFRDTDLGTPQGGGISPLLANIYLNYMDTIWEKQFAHLGELIRYADDFVIMCNTKQQALQSIDVVKSIMKKLDLTINKDKSRLVNIWDDKSGFDFLGMHHRIGKPYEGKPHVRFDEGKLKVKRESESCPF is encoded by the coding sequence GTGAATGCCGGAAAACCGGCTAACTACACCGATGTAAAAGCTCGAGAACTTTGGAAAACACTATACCTTTGTGCCAAGGAAAGCAAAAATCGCCGATTTCATGCGTTATATGACAAAGTTTATCGTCCCGACATTCTTGCGGAGGCATGGCGAAGAGTGAAAAGAAATAAAGGCAGTGGGGGAATAGATGGACAGACCATAGAGGGCATCGTCCATGAATATGGAGAAAGAAAGTTTCTCAACGAATTATATCTTGAGTTGAAGGAGAAACGATTTCATCCGAAACCTGTTCGAAGAACATATATCCCAAAAGCTGACGGGAAAGAAAGACCACTGGGAATCCCAACGATTAAAGACAGGGTTGCACAGATAACAGTGAAATTACTCATTGAACCTATATTTGAAGCAGATTTCAAAGACTGCTCATTTGGTTTTCGCCCAAATCGGAATGCCCATCAAGCCATAAATAGAATCCGTAAATTGAGTAGGAAGTCATACTGGGTTGTCGATGTCGATATTAAAGGATACTTCGACAACATTAACCAGGAGAAGCTCATGAAGTTGGTGGAAATGCGAATAAGCGACAGAAGGGTACTAAGACTCATCCGTAAATGGCTAAAAGCAGGCGTCATGGAAGATGATCAGTTCCGTGACACCGACCTAGGTACGCCGCAAGGGGGGGGGATTTCTCCGCTTTTAGCGAATATTTACTTGAATTACATGGATACCATTTGGGAGAAGCAGTTCGCTCACTTAGGGGAACTTATACGATACGCCGATGACTTCGTCATTATGTGCAATACGAAACAACAAGCCCTGCAAAGTATTGATGTAGTCAAATCCATCATGAAGAAATTGGATTTAACCATCAACAAGGACAAATCAAGACTGGTAAACATTTGGGATGACAAAAGTGGATTTGACTTTCTCGGAATGCATCATAGAATCGGAAAGCCGTATGAGGGAAAACCTCACGTACGGTTTGATGAGGGGAAACTGAAAGTAAAAAGAGAAAGCGAGAGCTGCCCCTTTTGA
- a CDS encoding DUF1385 domain-containing protein, with amino-acid sequence MSQEKKPLYGGQAVVEGVMFGGKHHTVTAIRRKDQSIEYYRLPRKSNRAFTLLKKIPFIRGIVAIIEASANGSKHLNFSAERYDLDPKNDHLIKEQETSKLTMVLGVAALGVISFLFGKFLFTLIPVFLAELTRPIFSSKFAQILVEGFFKLLLLLAYIYFISLTPIIKRVFQYHGAEHKVINTYENGKELTVENVQAHSRLHYRCGSSFILFTVIIGVFVYMLVPTEPLWVRVINRLALIPVVLGISFEVLQMTNRLRNVPILKYLGLPGLWLQLLTTKEPTNDQVEVAILSFKELLRLEKETDERLKSEEIV; translated from the coding sequence ATGTCTCAAGAAAAAAAGCCGCTTTACGGAGGTCAAGCAGTTGTTGAAGGTGTTATGTTTGGGGGTAAACATCATACGGTAACTGCTATTAGAAGAAAAGATCAATCAATCGAATATTACCGTCTTCCCCGAAAATCAAATCGAGCATTTACTCTTTTGAAAAAAATCCCGTTTATTCGCGGGATTGTTGCGATAATTGAAGCGAGTGCCAACGGATCAAAACATTTAAATTTTTCAGCCGAAAGATATGATCTAGATCCAAAAAACGACCATCTTATTAAAGAACAAGAGACTTCTAAACTAACGATGGTTCTTGGAGTAGCCGCTCTCGGTGTTATTTCTTTTTTGTTCGGAAAATTTCTGTTTACACTTATTCCAGTTTTTTTAGCTGAGCTGACAAGACCGATTTTTTCAAGCAAGTTCGCACAAATTCTCGTAGAAGGCTTTTTTAAGCTATTACTGCTGCTAGCATACATCTACTTTATTTCTTTAACCCCAATTATTAAAAGGGTGTTTCAATATCATGGTGCAGAGCATAAAGTAATTAATACATATGAAAACGGAAAAGAGCTTACAGTTGAAAATGTGCAAGCCCATTCTCGTCTTCATTACAGGTGCGGAAGCAGTTTTATTTTGTTTACAGTAATCATCGGTGTTTTTGTTTATATGCTCGTTCCAACAGAGCCTTTATGGGTAAGGGTAATCAATCGCCTAGCTTTAATCCCTGTCGTACTCGGGATTTCTTTTGAAGTACTGCAGATGACAAATAGGCTCCGGAATGTTCCAATATTAAAATATCTTGGACTCCCAGGGTTATGGCTTCAGCTCTTAACAACAAAAGAACCGACCAACGACCAAGTGGAAGTTGCAATTCTTTCGTTTAAAGAGCTCTTAAGATTAGAAAAAGAAACAGACGAACGATTAAAATCGGAGGAAATTGTGTAA